From a region of the Vanrija pseudolonga chromosome 2, complete sequence genome:
- the ERG27 gene encoding 3-keto-steroid reductase codes for MVTTRAGSQHTSSTSSSTPTVTGPAADPNRIIAIVTGSNSGFGLGLCHSLLANLSTADAPVPIAVPQASALAPALRDKLATPKGEAAALESAVIRAPHPALTLVLAVRSEANALDARTAILARHRADLAKRRANGVAVPEGWEENLRVEYELVDLDQVGGDRGVLAFAERVRRRYPHVTSLFLNAGYAAITQVVIPRFMWSIVTDGPMYALHHPRYNIEEVGARSADGERGRVWGINVLAPYILSKELAPTLRASPKSLPYDPRIVYTSSIEAEAEGLSANPLDDVQLLEYETSYRASKYMGDLVVTQLDAELGNDAERPIRVISAEPGCVATNIAVSGLGAWQWLVQVKWLCYWLSFYLAYLFGSPHHPVWASDGAAPMLYAALVGSAYLLPASKLAGPKLHVVARRFRSPGVKYGEVDEWESHADVAAGVVKTCETIRREWHERQQ; via the exons ATGGTCACCACACGCGCGGGGTCGCAGCAtacgagcagcacgagcagcagcacgccgaccGTGACCGGGCCGGCAGCGGACCCGAACCGCATCATTGCGATCGTGACTGGGTCCAACTC CGGCTTCGGTCTCGGCCTGTGCCATTCGCTGCTGGCCAACCTCTCGACCGCGGATGCGCCCGTGCCCATCGCTGTCCCGCAGGCGTCTGCGCTCGCCCCGGCGCTGCGAGACAAGCTGGCGACGCCAaagggcgaggcggcagcgctcgagtcggccgtCATCCGCGCTCCGCACccggcgctgacgctcgtgctcgccgtgcgCTCCGAGGCGAACGCGCTCGATGCACGCACCGCCATCCTTGCGCGCCACCGGGCCGACCTCGCGAAGCGGCGCGCGAACGGCGTCGCTGTGCCCGAGGGCTGGGAGGAGAACCTCAGAGTCGAGtacgagctcgtcgacctcgaccaggtcggcggagaccgcggcgtgctcgcgttCGCTGagcgcgtccgccgccggTACCCGCACGTCACGAGCCTGTTCCTCAACGCCGGCTACGCGGCCATCACACAGGTCGTCATCCCTCGCTTCATGTGGAGCATTGTGACCGACGGCCCGATGTACGCCCTCCACCACCCGCGGTACAAcatcgaggaggtcggcgcgcggtCTGCCGACGGGGAGCGCGGCCGTGTGTGGGGGATCAACGTGCTGGCGCCTTATATTCTG TCGAAGGAACTTGCCCCAACCCTCCGCGCATCGCCGAAGTCGCTGCCATACGACCCCCGCATCGTGTACACCTCGTcgatcgaggccgaggccgagggcctcAGCGCCAACCCTCTCGACGACGTCCAGCTGCTCGAGTACGAGACGTCGTACCGCGCGTCCAAGTACATGGGCGACTTGGTGGTCACTcagctcgatgccgagctggGCAACGACGCCGAACGCCCGATCCGCGTCATCTCTGCCGAGCCAGGCTGCGTAGCGACCAACATTGCCGTCTCGGGTCTGGGTGCGTGGCAGTGGCTTGTGCAGGTCAAGTGGTTGTGCTACTGGCTGTCGTTCTACCTGGCCTATCTGTTCGGGTCGCCGCACCACCCAGTGTGGGCTTctgacggcgccgcgccgatgcTGTATGCCGCGCTCGTGGGCAGCGCGTACCTCCTCCCGGCGTCCAAGCTCGCCGGACCAAAgctgcacgtcgtcgcgcgccgcttcCGCTCCCCAGGAGTAAAGTatggcgaggtcgacgagtggGAGTCGCACGCGGACGTTGCGGCCGGCGTCGTAAAGACCTGCGAAACAATACGCCGCGAATGGCACGAGCGCCAGCAGTGA
- the rpl2701 gene encoding 60S ribosomal protein L27-A — translation MVKIYKPGKVAVVLSGRQAGKKVVVIQQRDEGTKERPYPHAIVAGIERYPLKVTKSMGKKKVAKRSKVKPFIKVVNYAHLLPTRYVLELENLKGAVTNDTFKEPTQREESKKAIKKAFEERYAKGSNRWFFSKLRF, via the exons ATGGTCAAGA TCTACAAGCCCGGAAAGGTCGCCGTTGTCCTCTCTGGCCGTCAGGCCGGCAAGAAGGTTGTCGTCATCCAGCAGCGTGACGAGGGCACCAAGGAGCGCCCCTACCCCCACGCCATCGTTGCCGGCATCGAGCG TTACCCCTTGAAGGTTACCAAGTCGatgggcaagaagaaggttGCCAAGAGGAGCAAGGTCAAGCCTTTCATCAAGGTCGTCAACTAcgcccacctcctccccacccgctacgtcctcgagctcgagaaccTCAAGGGTGCCGTCACCAACGACACCTTCAAGGAGCCTACCCAGCGTGAGGAGTCGAAGAAGGCCATCAAGAAGGCCTTCGAGGAGCGCTACGCCAAGGGCTCCAACCGCTGGTTCTTCTCCAAGCTCCGCTTCTAA
- the atg13 gene encoding Autophagy-related protein 13, protein MSVAPLKRVRGESGPGTATAGAAAAAATGGADSPQRGGSSSPASASASVVAGVPNADATSSASSSQIAPGGVSRADQIVYRFYLKTVSVLVDGRVSHLRNAAERKKDRWFNLTIPDTDVHKRDLAVYRTVSTSHPPNPSPDSAAGESRSTVPPLLISLILDTNDIPPGQTLLWNREGQRVALDPTLVRPAAQPQRRPGIVLERWTFRATDVALDVVGGASDMAPPTAYRLGIIHFRALYSFIRLLPAYRLFRRLKRANSGLRLGIKLWAAEGYANSPAEIAEAWEVMDRDLIGIDVPLERMIPGAEVDPASGSTLERYDFPTVDLFGSTYELGVVYRSNVDFDVEDMESVLSERFVDMDEEWFTPTVARHRLESEARVAASAGTSRSASRAGVTPPTVAGRVTVPPSGAGGAGSAGLSSSRQVSSRAASGSAGTQPSSLGAAKWGALAEGLPFASGSQAPEGPPSPVPSGAVPYRRLSAHSLQPFRSISASPSTSILRTAPSNPAQLPGSSTPQSARAIPGQTSSPMARTSSFLSQSGRSFTHAQVANMQGVSPVGGAPPFALQPSGASPPMSQFPSSLSFSKQAVGRGPAGVTFPMASPFLPSSLDRDSPLPAASQLATKRHSSSLSGRRAFPGSSPGDSALPPGLSLRRTSTRESGLRHSSIDRGGPDAAENDDVHAFLRALDSWAAPTSVQGHGQSPKVSTSGLGSSGAPTFTTTAPTPRRTSAASSSIMSPLSTTGNAAPPEAGLATRTPLTKAHVGDVLKSMKGSMRGSYSLESPPRATPPPMSRDSSVSERVRQHSGLGTPGGVPSPRTGTPASQLMARRASGITESGTPGSSVPRQPSMLSAPRPLASSPLSGGGATMRHAASGTSLPRSAGQQALDQGHARSLPGAISTSPQPMTRIQPASVLSPQTTGGTSVGTSVGRRTTGPVLVRGGFGAPSLSSKASTSSSSPSHSPVRDYRYRSGLQAERERLDDDGTGATGGSNGSGGYTFPRRLASNALVSGFTLSGAAPLQQPAGNGNGHGGGTRRTAPSSLGAFDVEHEDTAFRGSGRGRVASEGSGSPAGQFPSPLSPVVDGLMARLALVQQDEPTPVTHQEEEKTTTTTTTTTPEPPAP, encoded by the exons ATGTCCGTCGCGCCCCTAAAACGGGTGCGCGGTGAATCCGGCCCCGGCACGGCAacggcaggagcagcagctgcagccgccaccggcggcgccgacagtCCCCAGCGCGgtggctcgagctcgccagcgtcggcctcggcctcggtcgtcgcgggcgtACCgaacgccgacgcgacgtcATCAGCGTCAAGCAGCCAGATCGCGCCCGGCGGTGTGTCCCGGGCAGACCAGATCGTGTACCGGTTCTATCTCAAGACGGTCAGCGTGCTCGTCGATGGCCGCGTAAGCCATCTGCGCAAcgcggccgagcgcaagaAGGACAGATGGTTCAACCTTACCATCCCGGACACGGACGTGCAcaagcgcgacctcgccgtctaCCGCACCGTGTCAACATCACATCCACCCAACCCATCACCCGACAGCGCGGCTGGCGAGAGTCGGAGCACGGTCCCCCCACTTCTTATCTCACTTATCCTCGACACGAACGATATTCCTCCTGGCCAGACCTTGCTGTGGAACCGCGAAggccagcgcgtcgcgctcgaccctACTCTCgtccgccccgccgcccaaccccagcgccgcccggGCATCGTGCTGGAACGATGGACGTTTCGTGCAAC AGACGTTGCACTCGACGTGGTCGGCGGCGCTTCCGACATGGCTCCACCGACAGCTTATCGCCTGGGAATCATCCACTTCCGCGCGCTATATTCGTTTATTCGCCTGCTACCAGCCTACCGGCTGTTCCGCCGGCTGAAGCGTGCTAACAGTGGCCTGCGACTAGGCATCAAGCTGTGGGCGGCGGAAGGCTACGCCAACTCGCCAGCAGAGATAGCAGAGGCCTGGGAAGTCATGGACCGCGACCTTATCGGCATCGACGTGCCTCTGGAGCGAATGATCCCTGGGGCTGAAGTGGACCCAGCTTCCGGCAGCACTCTTGAGCGATACGACTTCCCCACCGTCGATCTGTTTGGTTCCACTTACGAGTTGGGCGTCGTCTACCGCTCCAATGTCGACTttgacgtcgaggacatgGAGAGTGTGTTGAGCGAGCGGTtcgtcgacatggacgaggagTGGTTTACGCCAACGGTCGCGCGCCACAGACTGGAGAGCGAGGCCCGTGTGGCGGCCAGCGCTGGAACGTCAAGATCAGCTTCACGCGCGGGCGTGACCCCTCCGACAGTCGCGGGCCGTGTTACCGTTCCACCAAGCGGAGCCGGTGGCGCTGGCAGTGCCGGGTTatcgtcgtcgcgccaggTGTCGAGCCGGGCGGCATCAGGCTCGGCGGGGACACAGCCAAGCAGTCTAGGGGCCGCCAAGTGGGGCGCtctcgccgagggcctgcCGTTCGCATCTGGCTCGCAAGCACCGGAAGGACCGCCATCGCCTgtgccgagcggcgcggtgccgTACAGACGATTATCTGCACATTCACTCCAACCGTTCCGATCCATTTCGGCATCGCCTTCGACATCGATCTTGCGGACTGCACCGTCCAACCCGGCACAGCTGCCTGGGTCGAGTACACCGCAGTCTGCAAGGGCGATCCCAGGACAAACGTCTTCCCCAATGGCGCGCACCAGCAGCTTCCTCTCGCAATCAGGACGCTCTTTCACGCACGCGCAAGTGGCCAACATGCAGGGTGTATCCCCCGTCGGCGGGGCGCCACCGTTCGCGTTGCAGCCAAGCGGCGCGTCCCCGCCAATGTCCCAGTTCCCTTCATCCCTCAGCTTCTCCAAGCAAGCTGTGGGCCGCGGACCTGCAGGCGTGACGTTCCCAATGGCATCACCGTTCCTGCCGAGTTCACTCGACCGTGACAGCCCGTTACCGGCAGCTTCTCAGCTGGCAACTAAACGCCACTCGTCATCGTTATCCGGTCGACGTGCCTTCCCCGGCTCGAGTCCTGGTGATTCGGCACTGCCCCCAGGATTGAGCTTGCGCAGAACAAGCACCCGGGAGAGCGGTCTCCGACATTCGAGCATCGACAGGGGTGGACCAGATGCTGCCGAGAATGACGACGTGCACGCATTTCTCCGTGCGCTTGACTCTTGGGCCGCACCGACAAGCGTTCAGGGCCACGGTCAGTCGCCTAAGGTCTCGACCTCTGGATTGGGATCGTCCGGCGCACCGACGTTTACGACCACCGCACCGACACCGCGCCGCACatcggccgcgtcgtcgtccatcatGTCACCACTGTCGACCACTGGCaacgcggcgccgccagaggCTGGATTGGCGACCCGAACGCCGCTTACCAAGGCGCAtgtcggcgacgtgctcaagaGCATGAAGGGAAGCATGAGAGGAAGCTATTCGTTGGAGTCGCCACCGCGGGCCACGCCACCGCCAATGTCCCGTGACTCGTCAGTGTCTGAGCGTGTACGCCAGCACTCTGGCCTCGGCACGCCTGGTGGTGTTCCATCCCCTCGCACAGGCACACCGGCTTCGCAGCTGATGGCAAGAAGAGCTTCTGGCATCACGGAATCGGGCACGCCCGGGTCCAGTGTGCCGAGACAGCCTTCCATGTTGtccgcgcctcgccctctggCGTCGAGCCCTCTGAGCGGAGGTGGTGCGACTATGCGTCATGCTGCATCGGGGACGTCACTGCCACGGTCGGCAGGACAACAGGCGCTGGACCAGGGTCATGCCCGGAGCCTACCAGGAGCCATCTCGACGTCACCGCAGCCAATGACACGAATTCAGCCGGCGTCTGTGCTCTCCCCGCAGACGACAGGTGGGACGAGTGTCGGTACGAGCGTTGGCCGCCGGACCACGGGCCCAGTGCTCGTCCGCGGCGGCTTTGGTGCTCCGAGTCTCAGCTCCAAGgccagcacgtcgtcgtcatcgcccaGCCACAGTCCGGTACGCGATTATCGCTACCGCTCTGGTCttcaggccgagcgcgagcggctcgacgacgacggtaCTGGTGCAACGGGTGGGTCGAACGGCTCGGGCGGGTACACTTTCCCGCGACGACTGGCGAGTAACGCGCTCGTGAGCGGGTTCACTCTCAGCGGAGCGGCACCACTGCAGCAGCCTGCGGGCAATGGGAACGGGCACGGCGGAGGCACACGCCgtaccgcgccgagcagcctcggcgcgtTTGATGTTGAGCACGAGGACACGGCGTTTCGAGGCAGTGGACGGGGTCGCGTGGCGAGTGAaggctcgggctcgccggcgggccAGTTTCCGTCCCCCCTTTCCCCAGTCGTCGACGGGTTAATGGCGCGGCTTGCGCTCGTGCAACAGGATGAGCCGACCCCAGTAACGcaccaggaggaggagaagacgacgaccacgaccacgacgacgacgccagagccgccggcgccgtag
- the SER33 gene encoding D-3-phosphoglycerate dehydrogenase 2 has product MSAPKTINRRASVSASEPIRNIPIPTNPRGVPESAFSTSPTANTGALSTSPRLATSPSASLGSSFADRHQRNVRTLHAYLPNSFPVPEEDEGVATPTRQGKVKLLLVENISLDAANFLKKQGYEVDHLTKALSEAELIAKLPEYHAIGIRSKTKITAKVIDSCPNLLAIGCFCIGTNQVDLTHAAKRGIVVFNSPFSNSRSVAELVIGEIISLSRQLIDRASELRAGIWNKVSKGCWEIRGKTLGIVGYGHIGSQLSVLAESFGMSVIYYDVLPIMPLGTARQVDTLDELLNNADFVSLHVPEIPDTIGMIGAEQFAQMKDGAFFINNARGKVVDLAALADAIESKKLAGAAVDVFPREPGSNGPGFNEDLGEFIPRLRLLPNLIMTPHIGGSTEEAQRAIGSEVATALTRYLNFGTSLGSVNFPEVDLRAISIDDERHIRVCHVHRNEPGVLRAINAILGSHNIEKQFSDSKGDIAYLMADISGVGIEEVKDIYEAIKGTRANILTRLLY; this is encoded by the exons atgtccGCTCCCAAGACCATCAACCGCCGGgcgtccgtctcggcgtccgagcccATCAGGAA CATTCCCATCCCCACCAACCCCCGCGGCGTCCCCGAGTCGGCGTTCAGCACGTCGCCCACGGCCAACACGGGCGCgctctccacctcgccccgcctcgcgacctcgccgtcggcgtcgctcggcTCGTCGTTCGCCGACCGCCACCAGCGCAACGTCCGCACCCTCCACGCCTACCTCCCCAACTCGTTCCCCGtgcccgaggaggacgagggcgtggCCACGCCTACGCGCCAGGGCAAGgtcaagctcctcctcgttgaGAAcatctcgctcgacgccgccaactTTTTGAAGAAGCAGGGCTACGAG GTCGACCACCTCACCAAGGCCctctccgaggccgagctcatcgccaAGCTCCCCGAGTACCACGCCATCGGTATCCGCTCCAAGACCAAGATCACCGCCAAGGTGATCGACTCGTGCcccaacctcctcgccatcggctGCTTCTGCATCGGCACCAACCAGGTCGACCTGACGCACGCGGCCAAGCGCGGCATTGTCGTCTTCAACTCGCCCTTCTCCAACTCGCGctcggtcgccgagctcgtcattGGCGAGATCATCTCGCTGTCCCGCCAGCTCATCGACCGTGCgtccgagctgcgcgccggtATCTGGAACAAGGTGTCCAAGGGCTGCTGGGAGATCCGCGGCAAGACGCTCGGCATTGTCGGCTACGGCCACATTGGCTCGCAGCTGTCGGTCCTCGCCGAGTCGTTCGGCATGAGCGTCATCTACTACGACGTCCTGCCCATCATGCCCCTCGGTACCGCGCGCCaggtcgacacgctcgacgagctcctcaacAACGCCGACTTTGTCTCGCTCCACGTGCCCGAGATCCCCGACACGATTGGCATGATCGGCGCTGAGCAGTTTGCGCAGATGAAGGACGGCGCCTTCTTCATCAACAACGCCCgtggcaaggtcgtcgacctcgccgcgctcgccgacgccatcgagagcaagaagctcgccggtgccgccgtcgacgtcttCCCCCGCGAGCCCGGATCCAACGGCCCCGGTTTCaacgaggacctcggcgagttcatcccccgcctccgcctgcTCCCCAACCTCATCATGACGCCCCACATTGGTGGCTCGACCGAGGAGGCCCAGCGCGCCATCGGCTCCGAGGTCGCCACGGCCCTCACCCGCTACCTCAACTTTGGCacctcgctcggctcggtcaACTtccccgaggtcgacctccgcgccatctcgatcgacgacgagcgccacATCCGCGTCTGCCACGTCCACAGGAACGAGCCCGGTGTCCTCCGCGCCATCAACGCCATCCTCGGCTCGCACAACATTGAGAAGCAGTTCTCCGACTCCAAGGGCGACATTGCCTACCTCATGGCCGACATTTCCGGCGTCGGTatcgaggaggtcaaggacaTTTACGAGGCAATCAAGGGCACGCGCGCAAACATCCTTACCCGCCTGCTCTACTAG